A genomic window from Silene latifolia isolate original U9 population chromosome Y, ASM4854445v1, whole genome shotgun sequence includes:
- the LOC141630526 gene encoding uncharacterized protein LOC141630526, with protein MACDACQRTGSISRRHEMPSNGILEVEVDAIATPTNDTRTVIHLFKKIIFPRFGVPRAVISDRGTYFGEKQLDVLLEKYGVSHRKGLAYHPQTSGQVQVSNWEIKSILEKVVAKSRKDSSMKFDDTLWAYRTA; from the exons ATGGCATGCGATGCTTGCCAAAGGACAGGTTCTATTTCAAGGAGGCACGAGATGCCTTCAAATGGTATCTTAGAAGTGGAG GTAGACGCAATTGCTACTCCCACTAATGATACCCGAACCGTGATCCACTTATTCAAGAAGATTATAtttccaagatttggagttccaaGAGCAgtcattagtgatcgtggtacATACTTTGGTGAAAAACAACTTGATGTATTGCTAGAAAAATATGGGGTTTCCCATAGAAAAGGCTTGGCTTACCATccacaaacaagtggccaagtacAGGTCTCTAATTGGGAGATCAAGTccattcttgagaaagttgttgccaaGTCGAGGAAGGATTCGAGTATGAAGTTTGATGATACCTTGTGGGCCTATCGTACCGCATAG